DNA from Papio anubis isolate 15944 chromosome 1, Panubis1.0, whole genome shotgun sequence:
ATCACATGGCAACTGACTCTGCCATTCATTTAATGCTACCATGGGCAAGTCACTTGTCCGTCTCTGGCCTCGATTTCCCTAAACCGAGGGAGTGGCAATCTTTAAAAAGGTCTGCCAGCTCCAGAACTGGCCGTTTAAACCCCTCTCCAAGGGAGGAGATGCTCACCTGGAGGTGTCAGGACACGGCCGGGTCAGTGGCAGAAGCTCCTTTTGTCGTTGGAGATGACAAGTTCCGGAGCGAGTTCGGCTGTCtgataaaagaggaaaagagggaagagtTACACAAGGCAATCTGGCGCTCCAAGGGGCTGGCAGCATCCTTGCCTGAGTGTTCAGCCCTGCTCCGGCTTCCAGGCTTACCTGGATGGGGAGATGAGGGCCGTCCGGGGGTCCTGGGACTGGTTCGGCCAGGACCACCTGCAGGTCGAGGATGTAGTCGATGACGCGCTGTAGGATTTCCACCTGGCTAAGCTGAGTGCCTCTCGGGACTCCAGGTACCAGTTCCCGCAGGCGGGAGTAGCAGTGGTTCATGTCGTCCAGCAGGCTCAGCGGCTCCTCGGCTGCCGGGCCCTTGCCTCGGCCCCGGGCGATGGCCAGACTGCGTTCAGACAGGCAGCACACTGCCTCGTAGCAGCCGCGCACCGGGCTCAGCGCCTTCATTGCTGGGGAGTGAGTCCAGAGGTGCCCAAAAGGGGAAGAAAACCCACAGAAATCCCCTCACAGCGGCTTGCAATGCGCACACGCTCGCGGCCGCGGGCACTTATAGAGCCCGCCTCGAAGGCACGCCCCTTTATTCAAAACGGCGCGCCTCGGCCACGCCCCTGCCGGCCCTGGGCGTTCACAGCCCGCTTAAATTGCAAACAGGCTTCCTCCGGCTGGTCTGACGCCGAAGACCGCAGAGCCGCGGATTCAAAGAATGAGGAAGCGCTGATACTGGGGCGAGGCGGGCCTCTTCGCCAGCAAGGatttaaaaatcactcaaaaccattaACTTCAAGAATTTGCTTTTTCCTGGCAGCGCCCCAGATCTTTGAGCTTCCCTGCCCCCTGCCAGTCCGCCTTTAGCCCAACACTGGTTCGAACCCACAGCTCCTCCGAGGTCATAAATCCCTGAACAGCAAAGAAGctcccccctcccttttttttaagcaaaagatTTTTCAAGGGAAACTTGTAAGGAATTAGTGCCGCCTTGTTCCCCAATTTGCTGTTCGTCTGACCTCCAGACTCACTGGCGTCAGGAATTATCTTGTgaccagagggaaaaaaaattaattgcgGTGAAGCTGAGGttacaatgaagaaaacagatttgCGCTAGGCGCTGAGATTgcagaaggaggagggaaagggggtTTGAGCAAAGAACACTATTTATTTGAGCAacaggggaaaagaagaaagcctGAGCCCATGCTTTTTGCATGGGGAAAAAAGGAGCCTGGACCCTCTGCCCTGTGAACTCCATAACGAACCAAATATATGCACAGTTGTGCTTTGTGAGTTCAATTAGAATTTTAGACAAGGTTTTAAATGTGGAGGCACAGATGGGACAATTCCTATATAAACCTTTTTAAGAGCCCCCCCATTGGGTCAGCAAATTTGTTAACTTCCCCTCTCCTTACTTTCCACACACCTCTGTGCAGAAAACAATGGTAATTTCATTGCTCTATTGTCTATCCCTTTCTCCTATGGAAGGGCAGGCCACCTGGACTTGATTATTCTTAGCCCTGCTGAAGTAGCTCCAGCTCCATCTGAAAGACCAGGAAAGGAACCAGAGGGCCGGCAAACTAAGTCCTGTATTGCAAGAGGACACTGTGCTCAGTATTCTTTCTTTGCTTGTCTTCTTGTCACCTCCTTAGACATTTGGGAACCTGCATTTCCAAGATGCTGCTTTCCATTTTGGAAATGACCCAGTGGGATTCCAATAGTTACTTTCCTAATGAACCATTGGTGAATATATATGGACTCCCTCCACATAAAACAGTGGTTCCTGCTTTCAAGCACCCCACAATTTGGGGAGAGAAGATTAACACAGAAAACAAGAGTTCAATAGTGTGTGGCACTGATGAACAGGACAAGGGGAGCTCAGAGCCAAAGAGAGTCTCAAAACAGTTAAAAAGGACACTGGGAATTGAGAGCCCTGGGTTCATAGTGCTAGCCCTGACAATAATTTGTCATGTAATCTTGAACAAGCCCAGGTACCCTGGCTTTAATTGCCTTGTGAGTAAAATAGAAGATGGTGCTGAGtgattattttaaatcctttccAACTGCAGAAGTCCAAGACTGTGTGAAATTTGGATAGGTAGGTGAAGGCTGCTGAGGGACCCAAGGAGGGCATTTAAGACACATCCAATGTTACACTACAAGTATTAGCAGAGCCAGTCTTGAagccttgttctttttcatcAAACCACAGGGCTCTGTGGCCCAAGAAAGATTTCTTCCTGGAATGTTTTTTTCAAGGACAGGCTCTTTAgtataagaaaagaggaagaaaataacctGTGAGTGGGCCAGTCAGTCTTTATATGCTACAGCAGTCGAGTGCCAGCTATTTGATCAGGAAAGGCAAAATAGTGGTTGTAGGAACTCCTGAATAACCAAGAGAAGATCCTTCTTTTCCTATCTTGCAGACTTCTGTGACAAAATGGTCAAGTCCAGGGGGTTCTAGAAAAATCACGGTCCAGGCAGATTTCTGTGCAAATGTCCATTCTTCTTCTAAACTAATTGTGTGAACTTCGGCTAAGTTATCCCTGGGTGCTTctattttcccatctataaaatggaactaATTGGgtctactcattcattcatttgataattattgaatgctttttctttgcAGAGCACCTGATGTGCTCACTCCATCTGATCTTAAGTCTTCTTACTGCCTGGGGGGCCCAGCATGGGCCAGTTGTGTGGAAGGTGCTCAGTCTACCCAggttctccttccttcttttctttcctccactACTACAGCTGATACCTCAGGCTTGTATAGTGGTTTAGGTTTGCAAAGCACTTTCGCATTTATTATTTCCCAGGATGCTTCCAGGCTGAAATGCCCATGGGCTGTGTGACATAAGGCAGAAGGATGCCATGGGATTAGCAAGCAAAATTCTGTTCTGTGCATGCCAATAATTTGCAGTGTGCCCTTGGACGAATTTCCTCCCTTCCTGggcttcattttctcttaaaaaaaagaaagaaagaaagaaaaaagatagtgggtaggaggaggctgggaggaagcAAGTGACCTTTAAGGGTCTTCTCTAGACGAAGATTCTAATTCTGAAAGAAGCCGGTTATGGTTAGGAACCCTGAATAGAGTTTAAACGCAAGAGACTTCTTTTTCCCCACAGCAGACTGGACAGGCTAGCTCAGGCCTTCTGCAACTTGTTTAGCGGTGGTGGGGCCTCAGCCTCTTATTCCAAATGCCTCTGAACTTTCTGTTCCCAGTTCTGCTCCTTTTACCAGCTTTTTCCCCCctcttgcattttttatttttatgaaaggaTGTCATTAAGGCTTTTGTCTGCGCTGTTTTTGTTTCAGAACTTTTCTCACAATCCTATTTTTTGTTGAGGAATCCGCTCCTTTGCCCAGCTGTGGGTCCCGGTCCCACAGCTGTGTTGATCTAAGACTCAGCCCCAGACAGCCTGGCGCCAGGGTGGGACGTCATGCGTTCACACAGGGATGCGTGTCCCAGGCAACCTTTCCTCGGGCAGTCACCGGCCGGCGACTGTCTCCACCACCAATGAGCGCGGGACACCCGAGAAAGGGGCGGGGTCTGCACCGCCCCAACCGCGAGCGGCTTGTGAATTGCAGATGCTGAGAACTTGATAATGTTCCTTCAATTGGGGccctttaaagtcttttttttctttctcttctagttatttctcttcttttgtctattccctttctttccaccttcttcctttatctatatatgtgtataatttttttcttcttttttctaactATCTCCTCCCAGTGTCAGGAATCATTTTGTAAGCATTTCCAGGAACTGAATCTTCCTctgccaaaatttaaaaaaaaaaaaaaaagaaaagaaaaaaaaattcaatgtgctctctgatttttttttttttttttttgaagagttggCAGAACTCTTTAAGTtatactgttttgtattttaaaaaattttaagtgctgGTAGTGGGATCCCTGAATTATTGATTTCAAAATCAAAGTAATGATGGCAAGGATTGCAGATGTCTTTTTGTCTAAACTGAGCCtctatttattatctatctattgATGGAtcatcttttccccatttatGTTCTAGACATGGGGATCATGGGGACCTCAGAAACTTGCTCAAGTTTACTTGGGATGTCAGTAGCTGGGCCTGTGGCCAGAATCCAGACCTCCTCTCATTTGACTCTGTGTCCactctgccttctcttttttttttttcttttcttttcttttttttgagacggagtctcactctgttgcccaggatggagtgcagtggcgtgatctcggctcactgcaacctccacctcctgggttcaaacgattcttctgcctcagtcacccgtgtagctgggactacaggcacaagccaccacacctggctaatttttgtatttttactagagacagggtttcaccatattggtcaggctggtctcgaactcctgacctcatgatctacccaactccatctcccaaagtgctgggattacaggtgtgagccactgcgccctgcctgtcCCCCTAACTCTTAATAGCATTAGGATGGTCTGCTGTGGTCTCAGAACATTCCCAAATGCCACATTTCATAATATGTACCTCCTTGCTCATAAGTGCCTAGAAGGTGTGGTGAGGACTTTGCAGTCACACACATAGAGCatcccttctccttttcccctcAGAGAGTCTGGAGCCCAAAGTATTGCTTGAGATTCAAGTGATACAAGGAAAGCACAGGGATTCAGAATCAAGACCAGGCTCAATCCTTGCCCAGACTACTACTACCTTCACTCTGCCTCAGCTGTCTCTTCTGTTAAATTAGGAGGAAAATACCATCCATCTACCTCGCAGCTGGGAGAGTCAAAGGGGACAAGGGATAGAAAATGGTGTGGGAACCAATTAGTTATTTTTATCTGCTATAATGTGATGTAGCCCCTGTTGAGTGGGATAGGTGGTACCAGGTGAGTTGAATGGTTCCTGCTGAGGCTGTTGTCAGGAATGTGAGGAGCATCAGGATCTAAGGCATGAGTCCTTACAGGGGTGGGGATTTCAAAGTCCTCCAGGATGAGCTACTCTCTAGCTCAGAAGCACTCAGCGCCACCACCACTATCATCATTCATTGAGTTCTGTTTGCCAAGTCTTGCTTGCCTTCTCACACATTTTCCCATTGATCCCTCTTATAGACAAAGAGACAGTGGCTCAGAAAGGTGAATgtgcttgcccaaggtcacatagctagatAAGTGGCAGGTCCAAGATTTGCACCCAGGTCTGCCCGTCTCCCAAAGCCTGTATCCTCCTGCACCTatgcttttccttctgccctcaCAAAGGAACTCCTGGGAAGGTAGCTTGGGCCTGAGAGGGTTTTATTCTACCAGATAGGGAAAAGTAAAGGCAGATCCATTAGGTAGGGAGACAGACACTGAAGTGTTGGGGTACTAAGgaaaaacattgttttctatGCAGAGAGACTCAGAAAGCATTGGAATTTGTTGGAAATCTAAAGCTTTTCCTCCCTCAAAGACCTTCCTCCTGTCCATACTTACGTTTTAggagatgtttattttttattttattttatttttttgagacagagtctcactctgtcgcccaggctggagtgcaatggcacaatctccgctcactgcaatctctgcctcctgggttctaagctattctcctgcctcatcctccagagtagctgggattacaggcacaagccaccactcccaggctaactccaggctggtctcaaattcctgaaaagtgatccacccaccttggcctcccaaagtgctgggatttcaggtgagagccactgtgcccagccagattatTCTTAAAGTAACTACTCCTGTTTTTAGGAGTCAGCTTTAGAGTTGAGCTCTCTCTTCTAACCCAAAGTCAGCCTAGCTTCAATCAGCCACACCACCCTGAAATTAACTTACCCCTTACTTCAGTAGGTAGGCAGTAACTATAGAATGCCCACAGACCATCTGGGATTGAGGGCTGAACACCCACAgggaaacaggaaggaaatttattttctgagggACTGTCATGTGTTCAAGGTttcataaattctattttaataattgGCCCTCGAGTTTTTGGGGGTTATTATCATGATCATTTTCTCcacaaaaatactgaaattcagctgggcatggcggctcacatctgtaatctcagcactttgggaggctgaggtgggtggatcacgaggtcaggagttcgggaccagcctggccaacatgatgaaactccatctctactaaaaatacaaaaattagccgggtgtggtggcaggtgcctgtaatcccagctactcaggaggctgaggcaggagaattgcttgaacccaggaggcggaggttgcagtgagccgagatcatgccactgcactccagcctgggcaacaaagcaagactccgtctcaaaacaaaacaaaacaaaacacaaaaaactgaagttcaaagaCATTTGTCCACACAGCTGAcgaggaaaaggagaaaacaatcaggatttgaacccaggcctatGGCTCAAACATTGATACACACAAAGAGATATTCAAGCTGCTCACAGTGTCCAGAAACAAAAGGACCGGTTCCCTCATCTTTGCACTTCTAGGCTAATGAGGACAGAGACAGCCTTTGCCTCATTTCTCTGTTaaagggaaagtttgaaacttctaGACTTTGGAGAGCATCAGTAGGTTATGTAGGAATTTAACTTAGACTTaacaaacagcaaaagaaaaagaattatgaaCTCTTATAATGCAGTTTCACTACTTTCAAAGCAATTTCATTCACAGTTTCATTGAACACTCCCCACCACCTTATGGGACACACAGCTCGCCTGCTTCGTAATCAAGTCTTATTTGTCTCCCTGGAGTCAGTATCcttcacagtgcctggcatcgaGTAGGTACTTAGTAAAGGTGTACTGAATTAAGTTCCACCCCATTAATTGCTTTTGGGAGACAACTAGAGGGGTGATTTGAGACTCAGATGCAAGCTGTGCTGGATGACTCTGATTCTACGACTCCCAGGCATAATGTTCTTTGCTGTAGACAGATGCTGATGGTTGGATTTGGGACCCCACTAATGGGGGTTCAGGAAAGGCCTTAGAATGATGGCGTCCAAGGTAAGAAAAGATGAAGCCCAAAAAAGGCCTTGAAAAGCAATATTCACCCTGCCCAAATGTGTTGGCCTAGGTCTCAGCAGTAGTTCCAACAGCTGAGAGAGTAGAGAGGTTGGGAAGGGAGGGATGTGGCCTGGGGACAGAGCTGACCCTCCCTGAGAGGAAAGGGCTTCCCTGCCCCTAACCCAGCCAGAGCTCTGCAGTGAGCTAGAGATGCAGGGGTGCTAGAAAgcagaggcaggggctgcagctCAGAGAGAGCCTCCTGCTGGCCACAGCTATCCCTGAGTGTAATCAAGTGGCCCAAGCTTCAGCAGGCTTAGTAGGATCTTATGCAGAGTGCCAGTCATGAACCagacattttacatgtattatctcccTCAATCCTCATATcagttgaggctcagagaggtgaagtgacttgcctaagatcacacagcaacTGGGAGGCAGAACAGGGTCCAGAGTTTATGGTTTGCAGCACGAGCCACCAATTGGAGGGAGAAAGGAATCAAATGCTGGAGAATGGGAACTGTCTTAATAAGAAActgggggccgggcatggtggctcacgcctgtaatcctagcactttgggaggctgaggtaggcagatcacttgagatcaggagttcgagaccagcctggccaacatggtgaaaccccatctctactagaaatacagaagttcactggacgtggtggctcatgcctgtaattctagctactcaggagactgaggcaggagaatcacttgaacccgggcagcagaggttgcagtgagctgagatcatgccactgcactccagcctgggtgacagagtgacttcctctcaaaacaaaacaaacaaaagggatggaagaagaagaaaacacgTATTTGACATGGATTTTGTTTCACAGAACTTTATGGTGTCAGgcaatgtgtgtatgtgtgtattagtttcttttctttctttctttttttttttttttttgatacaaagtcccactctgctgcccaggctggagtgcagtggcgcaatattggctcactgcagcctccaactttcggattcaaggaattctcctacctcagcctcctgagtagctgggattacaggcgtgcgccaccacgcccagctagtttttgtattttttgtaaagacggtgtttcgccatattggccaggctggtctcaaactcctgacctcaagtgatccgcccgcctcagcctcccaaagtgcggggatcacaggcgtgaaccaccgcgcccggcctcagtttcTGAGTGTATTCCTCCCCGAGAATGTGCTGTCCTCCCTTGTCTGGGTGTGGAGCTCTCCTTGAGGGCTGTGCGCGGGGTGAGCGCATGTGTCTTCCTCCCTGGGTGTTTCAGCCTGTTGTGTGCGATGTGTCTCCGGGTCTAGTGTAGGATCTTCCTTGGGTGTGCAGCTGTCTATGCGCGTGCTTCAATGTATGTCCATCTTCACCCAatctcctggccaggtgcagaaCAGGGCCAAGAGGACAATGGTCTCGAGCGCCCGGGTGGCCTTTTCCTCCACTCCCTCACCCACCGCGACCCTCCCCTCCTGCACCCCGCGCCCTGGCTGCCCCCTCTCTGGCCCTGCCCGACCTTCCGCGGCCCTCCCTGCCCGCGCCCTTGCGGCCCCACCCCGACCCGCCCCGCCCGCGCCCGCGCCCCGCGCCCGGCGGCCCCCTCCCCCGGCGATCCCGGGCGCGCAGCTGCGGGACACACAATCGCCggcgccccctccccgccccccccgCGCAGCCCCTAGTCCAACAAAAGCCGCTTTCTTTCCCCACAACAGATTAAAGACCAGGAGGGGGTGAAAAATAGCTTCTCCAGCCACTGGCGGGGGAGGGGCGCGGGAAAAGCTGGGGCTTTGGGGACTCTTTGATAGCGAGTGTGTGGGAAACCCGGGGGAATGTGGCTGCTCGGACCGCCGCGGCGGGGCCAGGCGCCGGGAGGAGGGCCCGCACCTCCCCCGCTGGGACCCCCGGGACCTCCCGGACCCCCGCGGCCCCGGCGTCCCCACGCCCTACGCCGCCCGCGCCCTGCACGCCGCCTCCCTCCCGCTGAGCGTCTCCTGCGCGCCCGGGTCTCCCATCGCGCCCTGCTTTTCCT
Protein-coding regions in this window:
- the ID3 gene encoding DNA-binding protein inhibitor ID-3; this translates as MKALSPVRGCYEAVCCLSERSLAIARGRGKGPAAEEPLSLLDDMNHCYSRLRELVPGVPRGTQLSQVEILQRVIDYILDLQVVLAEPVPGPPDGPHLPIQTAELAPELVISNDKRSFCH